In bacterium, one genomic interval encodes:
- a CDS encoding alpha-amylase family glycosyl hydrolase encodes MKQDAWWKHTVIYEAYVDKFAGSFTGFREKIDYLENLGIGCIHVLPFFPSGGVDGGYDVTDYTAVDPRLGTLEDAEAFIVKASKHGIRVIIDLVLNHTSVEHPWFKEARLSRQNPKRDYYLWSKNGKEYTQAPNAFPNIKSSNWILNPATGDFYFATFYPEQADLNWKNPAVEEEIMRIMDFWLGLGVSGFRLDAAGHLAKRKDTSCKSLPETHEILKRLRAYLETKNAHAVLLAEVHDTLPRMREYFGNGDECHLVYHFPLAEEIFRALAENNMRGVPEMTAAASSIPANCAWAVFLRNHDELSLATLKEDVRDRVLERFDPERKHRFGTGLAMRLASLLDGDHKKILAAFRLLLDCPGSPVIYYGDEIGMLNAGVSGKIPDTRAYVRGAFDWHEAVLQEKNPDALSAAIARMIRIRRSTFS; translated from the coding sequence ATGAAACAGGATGCGTGGTGGAAACACACCGTCATATACGAGGCATACGTCGACAAATTCGCCGGCAGTTTCACCGGCTTTCGGGAAAAAATTGATTACCTTGAGAATCTCGGCATCGGCTGCATCCACGTGCTGCCGTTTTTTCCTTCCGGAGGCGTTGACGGCGGCTATGACGTCACGGATTACACGGCCGTTGACCCGAGGCTCGGAACGCTCGAAGATGCCGAGGCGTTCATTGTCAAGGCTTCAAAGCACGGCATCCGCGTTATCATCGACCTCGTACTCAACCACACGTCCGTTGAGCATCCGTGGTTCAAGGAAGCCCGCCTATCGAGGCAAAATCCCAAACGAGATTACTATCTCTGGAGCAAGAACGGCAAAGAGTATACACAAGCCCCCAATGCCTTCCCGAACATCAAGTCATCGAACTGGATTCTCAATCCAGCAACCGGAGATTTTTATTTTGCTACTTTTTACCCAGAGCAGGCAGATCTTAACTGGAAAAATCCGGCCGTTGAAGAAGAAATAATGCGCATCATGGACTTCTGGCTTGGACTGGGTGTGAGCGGATTCCGGCTAGACGCAGCGGGGCATCTCGCCAAACGCAAGGACACCTCTTGCAAAAGTCTTCCTGAAACTCACGAAATTCTCAAGCGGCTTCGCGCGTATCTCGAAACGAAGAACGCACATGCGGTCTTGCTGGCAGAGGTTCACGATACGCTCCCGCGCATGAGGGAATATTTTGGCAACGGCGATGAGTGCCACCTGGTGTATCACTTCCCGCTCGCGGAAGAAATATTCAGAGCTCTTGCAGAAAATAATATGCGAGGAGTCCCGGAAATGACCGCCGCGGCATCTTCCATCCCCGCAAACTGCGCGTGGGCTGTTTTTTTACGGAATCACGATGAGCTATCGCTTGCAACGCTTAAGGAAGATGTCCGCGACAGAGTCCTTGAGCGTTTTGACCCAGAAAGAAAACATCGGTTCGGCACCGGGCTTGCGATGCGCCTTGCAAGCTTGCTGGACGGAGATCACAAAAAAATCCTTGCGGCATTTCGCTTATTGCTCGATTGCCCCGGTTCTCCGGTTATCTATTATGGAGACGAAATTGGCATGCTCAATGCGGGTGTTTCAGGAAAAATCCCCGATACGAGAGCCTATGTCCGAGGAGCGTTCGACTGGCATGAGGCCGTTCTGCAGGAAAAGAACCCCGATGCCCTCTCCGCCGCTATCGCGCGCATGATTCGGATACGTCGCTCAACTTTCTCTTAA